The following are encoded in a window of Verrucomicrobiia bacterium genomic DNA:
- a CDS encoding restriction endonuclease yields MSIPDYQSIMLPLLKFASDQREHSLREAIELLAQEFNVTEDDRKKLLPSGLQEIFDNRVGWAHTYLKKAGLLDSTKRGYFKITSRGLDVLRKNPKTINVAFLRSFPEFVEFQTVKKDQDESEGEAEKATEKTPEESLESGYQRIRRDLSTELLAKVKSSSPKFFEKLVVELLLRMGYGSFRDDAGKATGGSGDEGIDGLINEDKLGLDVIYLQAKRWDGIIGRPEVQKFAGALQGRKARKGVFITTSKFSDDAHDFVSKIDSKIVLIDGEKLTQLMIDHDVGVSKHVSYEIKKIDWDYFVEE; encoded by the coding sequence ATGTCGATACCAGATTATCAAAGTATCATGTTGCCGCTGCTGAAATTTGCCAGCGATCAGCGGGAGCATTCTCTTAGGGAGGCAATCGAATTACTTGCGCAAGAATTTAACGTCACAGAAGACGATCGAAAGAAACTCCTACCTAGTGGCTTGCAAGAAATCTTTGATAACCGCGTCGGGTGGGCCCATACGTATTTAAAAAAAGCAGGCCTTTTAGATTCAACAAAGAGGGGGTATTTCAAAATCACTTCCAGAGGATTGGATGTATTAAGAAAAAACCCAAAAACGATAAACGTTGCTTTTTTAAGGAGTTTCCCGGAGTTTGTCGAATTTCAGACCGTAAAAAAAGATCAAGATGAATCCGAGGGGGAAGCAGAGAAGGCAACCGAAAAGACACCCGAGGAATCCCTTGAGTCAGGATACCAGAGGATAAGGCGTGATTTGTCCACCGAACTTCTCGCTAAAGTCAAAAGTTCTTCGCCTAAATTTTTTGAAAAGCTAGTAGTAGAATTATTGTTGAGAATGGGATACGGTAGTTTCAGAGACGATGCTGGAAAAGCGACCGGGGGGAGCGGGGATGAAGGAATTGACGGCCTAATCAATGAAGATAAGCTCGGGCTAGATGTAATCTACCTCCAAGCAAAAAGATGGGATGGCATTATTGGTCGGCCTGAAGTTCAAAAATTTGCCGGTGCCCTCCAGGGACGCAAGGCCAGGAAGGGTGTTTTTATAACAACCTCAAAATTCTCTGATGATGCCCATGACTTTGTATCAAAAATTGACAGCAAAATAGTTCTGATTGACGGTGAGAAGTTGACTCAACTCATGATTGACCATGATGTGGGGGTTTCAAAACACGTTTCATATGAAATCAAAAAAATTGATTGGGACTATTTTGTAGAGGAATAA